A segment of the Chlamydiales bacterium genome:
CGACCGATCACGAGCGTTAAAGCTGTAGCAGAGAGCGTCGAAAGACCTATTCTTGCCGTACTGCCGGCAAACACACTATCCAAAACCACACCTGTCCTCGGCTGGAGTTTTTTCTGTAGATAGAGGAAGTTACACAGCGCAGAGACGCTCGTTGCAACCGCAATACTTGCAGCTCCCCAACCAAATACAAATACCAGAAGAGCATTCAACGTCACATTCACGACAACGGAGATAAGAGCCGCGCGAGTCGGGGTCTTAAAATCCTTCTGCGCATAAAAAGCCGGAGCGAAGAGAAGAATAAAAACGGCGGGAAGAAGTCCCACAGCATATCCCCAAAGACAGAGAAGGGTCTCGAGAGTTGCCATCTGAGAGAAATCCCCATGTCCATACAGCAGATTGATCGTTGCAGCGCCGCCCACAAGTAGAGCCGCCATGGAAGGAAGAATAAAACTTAAACTGCGCGTGAGGGCTGAGTGCAGAAGAGTGCGAAACCTCTCCCACTCTCCAGCTTGACCTGCACGTGAGAGCGGAGGCAGAAGCGCAGACGAGAGAGCGATGCCAAAAAGAGCAAGCGGAAGCTGCTGAATGCGAATCGCATACCAGAGATAGGCTGGGCCCTCAAGAGAAGCAGCTCTTGCAAAAAGAGTATCCAGAGCGCTATTTATCTGAACCGCGCCAATGCCGACAGCGCCCAGAAGAAAGGGGGCAACAACTTTACGGACCTCAGGAGAAAAGAGAACTGGTCGAAAGAACTCCTTGATAGGCAGGGCTCTTTTAAAAAACCCAAATGTCTTGGGCGCCGTCATAAGCCACTGCATGAAAAATGCAACGACAATTGCAATGGAAAGAGGGCCCATTGCGCTCTCCGGAGAGCTCCCCTTTAACCACCAGACGGCCGC
Coding sequences within it:
- the murJ gene encoding murein biosynthesis integral membrane protein MurJ, with translation MKDDHHSSPVFKSAVRFLSGTLLSRLTGLVRDLSMAWCFGSHPAVAAFMVAFRFSNLIRRLFGEGQMSNGFIPHFETLRASSEESGARFFRDLFSTLGLTLALVILGIEAGLFGWLQIGVGEDTAEILRLTMLMLPGILFICLFGLGAALMQCEKQFFLSGFAPAAFNAVWIAAVWWLKGSSPESAMGPLSIAIVVAFFMQWLMTAPKTFGFFKRALPIKEFFRPVLFSPEVRKVVAPFLLGAVGIGAVQINSALDTLFARAASLEGPAYLWYAIRIQQLPLALFGIALSSALLPPLSRAGQAGEWERFRTLLHSALTRSLSFILPSMAALLVGGAATINLLYGHGDFSQMATLETLLCLWGYAVGLLPAVFILLFAPAFYAQKDFKTPTRAALISVVVNVTLNALLVFVFGWGAASIAVATSVSALCNFLYLQKKLQPRTGVVLDSVFAGSTARIGLSTLSATALTLVIGRLFFADPTLDIFLGREALFSRHIPDQALHFTCLASLFLVSLFIAARLFQATELLSLIPKRRRPSA